One genomic window of Acidobacteriota bacterium includes the following:
- a CDS encoding aminotransferase class V-fold PLP-dependent enzyme gives MSDALLRFRPEFPILERTNYMISNSLGAMPRGVYDALHGYADTWATRGVRAWQERWWMLALEVGNELGALMNAPDNSVSTHQNVTTCQAVVASCFDFSGKRNKVVYTDMNFPSVMYFWEAQRAYGARVNMVKTDDGIHIPTERLLDAIDEQTLLVPVSHVIFRSAYINDARAIIEKAHKVGAHVVLDTFQSLGTVPVDVTALNVDFACGGVLKWLCGGPGVAYLYVRPDLGAKLAPKFTGWFAHQDSMAFETGPIRYTDPPFRFMNGTTHIPSLEACRPGLKIIREAGVQNIREKSKRQTARLIDLADQHGWHINSPRDAEKRGGTVSIDMPGSQQVCIDLLAREVIVDWRPKAGVRFSPHFYNTDEEVDTAIAVVEEILKEKQLVTR, from the coding sequence ATGTCCGACGCACTTCTACGTTTCCGACCGGAATTCCCCATCCTCGAACGTACGAATTACATGATCTCGAATTCGCTCGGCGCCATGCCCCGCGGCGTCTATGACGCTCTCCACGGCTACGCGGATACATGGGCCACGCGCGGCGTCCGCGCCTGGCAAGAGCGCTGGTGGATGTTAGCCCTGGAAGTCGGCAACGAGTTAGGCGCGCTGATGAACGCACCCGACAATTCAGTCTCTACCCATCAGAACGTCACCACCTGCCAGGCCGTCGTGGCATCCTGTTTTGATTTTTCCGGGAAACGAAACAAGGTTGTCTACACCGACATGAACTTCCCGTCCGTGATGTATTTCTGGGAAGCCCAACGCGCGTATGGCGCGCGCGTGAATATGGTAAAGACCGATGACGGCATCCACATTCCCACCGAGCGCCTGCTCGACGCCATCGACGAACAGACGCTGCTCGTTCCCGTCTCGCATGTGATCTTTCGCAGCGCCTACATCAACGACGCACGGGCGATCATAGAGAAGGCGCACAAAGTCGGAGCCCACGTCGTACTCGATACTTTTCAATCTCTGGGAACGGTCCCCGTCGACGTCACTGCGCTCAATGTGGACTTTGCCTGCGGAGGCGTCCTGAAATGGCTGTGCGGAGGTCCGGGAGTCGCGTACCTGTACGTGCGTCCGGACCTGGGAGCGAAACTTGCGCCCAAATTTACGGGATGGTTCGCCCACCAGGACTCGATGGCTTTCGAAACCGGGCCGATCCGCTACACCGATCCGCCGTTTCGCTTCATGAATGGCACCACGCATATCCCGTCACTCGAAGCCTGCCGCCCCGGACTGAAAATCATTCGCGAAGCGGGTGTCCAGAACATCCGCGAGAAATCAAAGCGTCAGACGGCGCGACTGATCGACCTCGCCGATCAGCATGGATGGCATATCAATTCCCCGCGCGATGCCGAAAAACGTGGTGGCACCGTTTCCATTGATATGCCCGGCTCGCAGCAGGTCTGCATCGACCTGCTGGCCCGCGAAGTGATTGTTGACTGGCGTCCGAAAGCGGGCGTGCGCTTCTCGCCGCACTTTTACAACACTGACGAAGAAGTGGATACCGCGATTGCGGTGGTGGAAGAGATTCTCAAAGAGAAGCAGTTAGTCACACGCTAA
- a CDS encoding GGDEF domain-containing protein: protein MSFHDLMGEASTTNRLKSRLLDLADTRTTWFAGGLFFAFLLLQAIGFGLLGIGRAGMGLSESMLVLHGVLSLACSVSAFRRAQGTTALFWILFATVMTVLFVPTAIQAYGTLCARSVLSESTWRLIYCLYGAPILMMFFLPEARGDARARLEVFLDLLQVAIVVSLIYATFFFFPAQSMLPSDALLHNVSVSDAQSLLLLVAAFLRLQFCRTPETRGLLLRLTFFLLACAITTFVGDWIDLHQHAWSPWFDLGWAVPFIVAGLIALTWRPAPQPTSLPESASFLNFVVANLALVTMLLGVALLTNHWEQAYGRLLTSVAIVASLLALTLRLALTQFHQQQEIRHRQAAQNLLAVSHEEIAQLLDQARAQTLEITEVSQLGNLLQACNSRAQVFQLLPSRMVRLFPGTSGALSMFNVSRTRAEPVAVWGERPPSDHHLAWGVRSGSQSVSAPLITNGEALGVLVLGVDEDSPTSRSEAEADGDSSHRQQLALAIAKQIALTVSNIDLREALQDQAIRDPLTGLYNRRYMQEFLDREVRRARRRERSLAVMMIDIDHFKRYNDSFGHGAGDDALRLVGETLMDAVRAEDLACRYGGEEFTVILVECSLAQAVLRAEEICRRLRQIHTNRPGELPEGVTASIGVAGFPETTDNIDLLVKVADQGLYQAKHDGRDRVVAANLEATSAVAPSLSHSSDLSALVAPEPS, encoded by the coding sequence GTGTCCTTCCACGATCTAATGGGTGAGGCAAGCACCACCAATCGTCTTAAATCCCGACTGCTTGACCTTGCAGACACCCGCACCACCTGGTTCGCGGGTGGACTCTTCTTCGCCTTCCTGCTCCTGCAGGCGATCGGTTTTGGGCTGCTCGGGATCGGACGCGCAGGAATGGGACTTTCCGAGTCCATGCTGGTTCTTCACGGAGTCCTCTCCCTTGCCTGCTCCGTGTCCGCATTCCGCCGGGCGCAGGGCACTACGGCGCTTTTCTGGATCCTGTTTGCGACTGTCATGACCGTATTGTTTGTGCCGACAGCCATCCAGGCCTACGGCACACTCTGCGCAAGAAGTGTGTTGTCAGAATCCACCTGGCGGCTGATCTACTGCCTCTATGGCGCACCCATCCTGATGATGTTTTTTCTGCCAGAGGCCCGCGGCGACGCTCGAGCCCGGCTGGAAGTCTTCCTAGATCTCTTACAGGTCGCGATTGTCGTCAGCCTGATCTACGCCACCTTCTTCTTTTTTCCAGCGCAAAGCATGCTGCCTTCCGATGCCCTCTTACACAATGTCAGCGTCAGCGATGCGCAGAGTCTCCTGCTTCTGGTTGCCGCTTTCTTGCGGCTGCAATTTTGCCGCACTCCTGAGACTCGGGGCCTTCTGCTTCGGCTCACGTTTTTCCTGCTGGCATGCGCAATCACCACCTTTGTCGGTGACTGGATCGACCTTCACCAGCACGCTTGGTCCCCCTGGTTCGATCTGGGTTGGGCGGTCCCTTTTATTGTCGCCGGACTGATCGCTCTGACCTGGAGGCCGGCGCCGCAGCCCACATCCCTTCCTGAGTCAGCCAGTTTCCTCAACTTCGTGGTCGCCAACCTGGCACTGGTCACGATGTTGCTCGGGGTTGCCCTGCTGACGAACCATTGGGAACAGGCCTACGGAAGACTACTCACGAGCGTCGCAATCGTGGCATCCCTGCTCGCGCTTACGTTGCGGCTGGCGTTGACGCAGTTCCACCAGCAGCAGGAAATCAGGCACCGTCAGGCTGCCCAGAATCTTCTGGCTGTGTCCCACGAGGAAATCGCACAACTGCTTGACCAGGCGCGCGCACAAACACTGGAAATCACCGAGGTAAGCCAACTCGGGAACTTGCTACAGGCCTGCAACTCACGCGCGCAAGTGTTTCAGCTCCTTCCATCACGAATGGTCCGGCTGTTCCCCGGAACATCCGGCGCCCTTTCCATGTTCAACGTTTCGCGAACGCGCGCCGAGCCGGTTGCCGTTTGGGGCGAGCGCCCGCCTTCGGATCATCATCTCGCGTGGGGCGTTCGTTCCGGTTCCCAATCCGTCTCCGCTCCCTTGATTACCAATGGCGAGGCACTCGGAGTGCTGGTACTTGGAGTTGATGAGGACTCTCCGACTTCCCGTTCCGAAGCCGAGGCCGACGGAGATTCGTCCCACCGCCAGCAGTTAGCTCTCGCGATCGCCAAGCAGATCGCCCTCACCGTGTCGAATATCGACCTGCGAGAGGCTCTGCAAGATCAAGCGATACGTGATCCGCTAACGGGCTTGTACAACCGTCGCTACATGCAGGAGTTCCTCGATCGTGAAGTTCGCCGCGCCCGCCGCCGAGAGCGCTCATTGGCCGTCATGATGATCGATATTGACCATTTCAAGCGTTACAACGATTCCTTTGGGCACGGTGCCGGCGACGATGCACTCCGCCTGGTTGGTGAAACACTAATGGACGCTGTGCGAGCCGAGGATCTGGCGTGCCGCTACGGAGGCGAAGAATTTACCGTCATCCTGGTCGAGTGCTCGCTCGCGCAGGCCGTTCTTCGCGCCGAGGAGATTTGCAGACGGCTTCGTCAGATACACACCAACCGCCCCGGCGAACTTCCAGAAGGAGTGACGGCATCGATCGGCGTTGCCGGGTTCCCAGAAACCACCGACAACATCGACCTGCTGGTAAAAGTTGCCGACCAGGGTCTGTACCAGGCCAAGCATGACGGTCGCGACCGCGTGGTCGCCGCAAATCTTGAAGCCACCAGTGCAGTCGCTCCATCTCTCTCTCATTCAAGCGACCTTTCAGCTTTGGTCGCACCGGAACCGTCCTAG
- a CDS encoding YncE family protein, with amino-acid sequence MKNLVILRTLTVAVLSLSLGAAAQSAPGYKVTKTWKLGGIGGWDYLTVDSPGRRIFIARADRVMVVDEDSGKLLKEIPNTPGVHGVALTPEFGKGFISAGGEDMVTIFDLKTLKVLNKIKVGTRPDAIVYDPFTKRVFTFNANSKDTTAIDAAKGEVVGKIDLGGKPEFSASDEKGTMFVNVEDTSELVAFDPQKLVVKSRWKMAGCEEPTGLALDKKNRRLFAGCGGNKKMAIVNADNGKVLAMPDIGEGCDATAFDPEQNLAFASAGDGTITVIREDSPEKFTVVETAKTQDHARTMSLDPKTHELFTVTAKVLPGRKVEPDTFVVLALEKSK; translated from the coding sequence ATGAAAAACCTAGTTATCTTGCGAACCCTGACCGTTGCAGTGTTGTCCCTCTCTCTTGGCGCGGCCGCACAGTCTGCACCTGGATACAAAGTCACGAAGACCTGGAAACTGGGCGGCATTGGTGGATGGGACTACCTGACCGTCGACAGCCCGGGGCGTAGGATTTTTATCGCCCGCGCAGATCGCGTCATGGTCGTGGATGAGGACTCAGGCAAGTTGCTGAAGGAGATCCCGAACACGCCCGGTGTTCATGGGGTCGCTTTGACTCCGGAGTTTGGAAAAGGCTTCATCAGCGCCGGAGGCGAAGACATGGTCACGATCTTCGACCTGAAGACGCTGAAAGTCCTGAACAAAATCAAAGTTGGTACGCGGCCGGATGCGATCGTCTACGACCCTTTTACGAAACGCGTCTTCACCTTTAACGCGAACAGTAAGGACACGACGGCGATCGATGCTGCCAAGGGTGAAGTAGTCGGCAAAATTGATCTGGGCGGGAAGCCGGAATTTTCAGCGAGCGACGAAAAGGGCACGATGTTCGTCAACGTCGAGGACACGTCGGAACTGGTCGCCTTTGATCCGCAGAAGCTGGTCGTGAAATCGCGCTGGAAGATGGCTGGATGTGAAGAGCCCACAGGCCTGGCGCTTGATAAGAAGAATCGCCGATTGTTTGCCGGATGCGGCGGCAACAAGAAGATGGCGATCGTGAACGCGGATAATGGCAAAGTATTGGCCATGCCGGATATTGGCGAAGGATGCGACGCGACTGCATTCGATCCCGAGCAGAATCTCGCATTCGCATCAGCCGGTGACGGCACGATCACCGTGATTCGCGAAGACTCTCCGGAGAAGTTCACGGTTGTCGAAACCGCGAAGACTCAGGACCACGCACGAACGATGTCGCTTGATCCCAAGACACACGAGCTGTTCACGGTGACCGCGAAAGTGCTGCCGGGAAGAAAGGTCGAACCGGATACGTTTGTGGTGCTGGCGCTGGAGAAATCGAAGTAG
- a CDS encoding glutamine amidotransferase, whose amino-acid sequence MPDPVRIGILGDFNTEFRSHHATSEALQHSAKKLGIELESVWLPTPSLLAPDAPKILESYDGLWASPGSPYKSFDGMLKGIQFARVHDWPFLATCGGFQYTLIECARNVLGMADATTAEEDPNAKNIIIYPVSCAVPKRKAGAPKLSGIVPKIHLRPGSYLAGYYSEEVIEEEYFCNFEVNPEFEWTAMEAGFPIVARGADGECRAIESPAHQFFIATLFQPQLSSTAKKPHPLVMAFVQAAENWSRKKLDDSILA is encoded by the coding sequence GTGCCTGACCCTGTCCGGATCGGAATTCTCGGCGACTTCAATACCGAATTTCGTTCCCACCACGCCACCAGCGAAGCGCTCCAGCATTCCGCCAAGAAGCTGGGAATCGAACTGGAATCCGTGTGGCTACCAACGCCGTCATTGCTCGCTCCGGACGCGCCGAAAATCCTCGAAAGTTATGACGGACTGTGGGCCTCTCCGGGCAGTCCCTACAAGAGTTTCGACGGGATGCTCAAGGGCATTCAGTTTGCGCGTGTGCATGACTGGCCGTTCCTGGCCACGTGCGGCGGATTCCAGTACACGCTGATTGAGTGCGCTCGCAACGTTCTGGGAATGGCCGATGCGACCACGGCGGAAGAAGATCCGAACGCGAAGAACATTATTATTTATCCAGTCTCATGCGCCGTTCCAAAACGCAAAGCGGGTGCGCCCAAACTTTCTGGAATTGTGCCGAAAATCCACCTGCGCCCCGGTTCTTATCTGGCGGGTTATTACAGCGAAGAAGTCATCGAGGAAGAATATTTCTGCAATTTTGAAGTGAATCCTGAATTCGAATGGACGGCGATGGAAGCCGGCTTCCCGATCGTCGCTCGCGGAGCCGACGGAGAGTGCCGCGCCATCGAATCTCCCGCCCATCAATTCTTTATCGCGACTCTGTTCCAACCGCAGTTGTCGTCAACCGCCAAGAAGCCGCACCCGCTGGTGATGGCATTCGTGCAAGCAGCCGAAAACTGGTCGCGCAAGAAACTCGACGACTCCATCCTGGCATAA
- a CDS encoding PQQ-dependent sugar dehydrogenase, with amino-acid sequence MVAVEPGWAAGPPLPEAPAVHLQLVVSGLAAPLDFQAPRDGSGRFFIVEQGGTIRIVKAKKLLATPFLNISSIIVSGGETGLLGLAFHPSYKTNGRFFLNYTRRVNGQLQTVIAEYHVSSSDPNVADPNSGKVLLFFDQPFDNHKGGQMAFGPDGFLYIGTGDGGSGGDPNGNGQKLSTLLAKMLRIDVNSGNPYAIPPDNPFVGVSGAKGEIWAYGFRNPWRFSFDNKKSKRLFVGDVGQGAWEEVDIVTKGGDFGWNIMEGNHCYPPGQSCSQTGLVPPIAEYSHSEGIAVIGGYVYRGTGIPALAGLYVFGDFGSGTLWTLQETQPGTWSRAPLLSTGVNVSALGRAANNELYVVDYNGKLYKLVAG; translated from the coding sequence ATGGTCGCTGTCGAACCCGGATGGGCGGCGGGACCACCCCTTCCTGAGGCTCCTGCGGTCCACTTGCAACTGGTGGTTTCGGGACTGGCCGCACCGCTTGACTTCCAGGCTCCGCGAGACGGTTCCGGCCGATTCTTCATTGTTGAGCAGGGTGGCACGATCCGGATTGTGAAAGCCAAGAAACTCTTGGCCACTCCTTTCCTTAACATTTCCTCGATCATTGTGAGCGGTGGCGAGACAGGGTTGTTAGGCTTGGCGTTTCATCCCAGCTACAAAACCAACGGGCGTTTTTTCCTCAATTACACGCGGCGCGTGAACGGACAGTTGCAGACCGTGATCGCCGAATATCACGTCTCGTCGTCGGACCCAAATGTCGCCGATCCGAATAGCGGCAAGGTTCTCTTGTTCTTCGACCAGCCTTTTGATAACCACAAGGGCGGCCAGATGGCTTTTGGGCCGGATGGGTTCCTCTATATCGGAACCGGCGACGGCGGCTCCGGCGGAGATCCCAATGGCAATGGCCAGAAGTTGAGCACGCTGCTCGCGAAGATGTTGCGCATTGACGTCAACTCCGGAAATCCCTATGCAATTCCGCCCGATAATCCATTTGTCGGTGTGTCGGGAGCGAAGGGTGAGATTTGGGCGTACGGCTTTCGCAATCCATGGCGATTTTCGTTTGACAACAAGAAGAGCAAACGACTGTTCGTGGGTGATGTCGGCCAGGGTGCATGGGAGGAAGTCGATATCGTGACCAAGGGCGGCGACTTCGGATGGAACATCATGGAAGGGAATCATTGCTATCCGCCGGGGCAGAGTTGCAGCCAGACGGGGCTGGTTCCTCCGATTGCCGAATACTCCCATTCAGAAGGCATCGCTGTGATTGGTGGATACGTGTATCGAGGCACCGGCATTCCGGCATTGGCTGGACTGTATGTCTTCGGAGACTTCGGCAGTGGCACGTTGTGGACGCTGCAGGAGACTCAACCCGGCACTTGGTCACGCGCTCCTCTGCTCTCGACCGGCGTCAATGTCAGTGCTCTCGGCCGTGCGGCAAATAACGAGCTTTACGTCGTGGACTATAACGGCAAACTCTATAAGCTGGTGGCAGGCTAA
- a CDS encoding deiodinase, with amino-acid sequence MESNLRDKVVFASPKNEEERAFVAGACVRKLGIKFPAVLDGFENTTEKAYTGWPDRLYLVDRDGKIAYKSRPGPFGFKPDDLKAALAKVAPATPVAGLRK; translated from the coding sequence ATGGAAAGTAACCTGAGAGATAAGGTTGTATTCGCATCTCCAAAAAATGAAGAGGAACGGGCTTTTGTGGCGGGCGCCTGTGTGCGCAAACTTGGGATCAAATTTCCCGCAGTGCTCGACGGTTTCGAAAACACGACCGAGAAGGCATATACGGGTTGGCCTGATCGCTTGTATCTCGTCGATCGCGATGGCAAGATTGCCTACAAGAGTCGTCCTGGGCCATTCGGTTTCAAGCCGGATGATTTGAAGGCGGCTTTGGCCAAGGTCGCTCCTGCAACTCCGGTGGCGGGATTGCGGAAGTAA
- a CDS encoding glycoside hydrolase family 32 protein, which yields MKQIALFSFLLISGVLTLTPSAVAQPTPYDQPWRPQYHFTPPQNFMNDPNGTVFYKGEYHLFYQHNPEGNVWGHMSWGHAVSTDLVHWQDLPVAIPEDPNYMIYSGSAVVDKNNTSGLCENPDPRDHSCLVAIYTAAYKDRQKQHIAFSNDRGRTWTNYSGNPVADLDAPDFRDPNVFWYEPQHKWVMVTVLADERTLVLFDSPDLKHWTKRSTFGPAGDTAGQWECPDLIELPVEGTHEKRWLLIINRNPGAPAGGTGVRYLIGKFDGTQFTSEIPDTPVLWADWGKDFYATNTWNDMPATDPRRVWIGWFSNWQYANVEPTVLWRGGLSVPRTLMLRRFHDGLRLVQKPVSELEQLRHEKFRAANANIADINRKIGETGTKGEVYELEAELELGHADEIGMRLRKGKDTETLVGISATRDEVFVDKTRSGETSFSKDFPGRHAASIEKTARIKLHIFVDRSSVEVFVNDGERVLSERIYPPAGSDGIDVYSKGEVGKVISLTVWELDSVWK from the coding sequence ATGAAACAGATCGCATTGTTTTCTTTCCTATTGATTTCTGGTGTCCTCACACTGACACCGAGTGCTGTCGCGCAGCCGACTCCTTACGATCAGCCCTGGCGTCCGCAATATCACTTCACGCCTCCGCAAAACTTCATGAACGATCCCAATGGAACGGTCTTTTACAAAGGCGAGTATCACCTGTTCTACCAGCACAATCCCGAAGGCAACGTCTGGGGACATATGAGTTGGGGACACGCTGTCAGCACTGATCTGGTTCACTGGCAAGATCTTCCGGTCGCGATCCCCGAAGATCCCAACTACATGATTTATTCCGGTAGCGCTGTCGTCGACAAGAACAACACAAGTGGGCTTTGCGAGAATCCCGATCCCCGCGACCATTCCTGTCTTGTGGCGATTTATACCGCCGCCTACAAGGATCGCCAGAAGCAACACATCGCGTTCAGCAACGATCGCGGCCGCACCTGGACGAACTATTCCGGCAACCCAGTCGCCGACCTCGACGCGCCCGACTTTCGTGATCCCAACGTTTTCTGGTACGAACCGCAACATAAGTGGGTGATGGTGACGGTGCTCGCCGATGAAAGGACGCTTGTCCTCTTTGACTCTCCCGATCTCAAGCATTGGACCAAGCGCTCGACGTTTGGTCCCGCCGGAGACACGGCTGGGCAATGGGAATGTCCCGACTTGATCGAGCTTCCCGTCGAAGGCACCCACGAGAAGCGGTGGTTGTTGATTATCAATCGCAACCCGGGAGCACCCGCGGGAGGCACCGGCGTGCGTTATTTGATCGGCAAATTTGACGGCACACAATTCACCAGCGAGATCCCGGACACTCCGGTGCTCTGGGCCGACTGGGGCAAGGATTTCTACGCCACCAATACATGGAACGATATGCCGGCCACTGACCCGCGCCGCGTGTGGATCGGCTGGTTCAGCAATTGGCAATACGCGAACGTGGAACCCACGGTCCTCTGGCGCGGCGGCCTGTCTGTCCCCCGCACTCTGATGCTGCGTCGTTTCCACGATGGACTGCGCCTGGTCCAGAAACCGGTAAGCGAATTGGAGCAACTGCGGCACGAAAAATTCCGCGCCGCCAATGCCAACATTGCGGATATCAATCGCAAAATTGGCGAGACCGGAACCAAGGGTGAAGTCTACGAACTTGAGGCGGAATTAGAACTCGGACACGCGGATGAAATCGGGATGCGTCTCCGCAAGGGGAAAGACACCGAAACGTTGGTCGGGATCAGCGCAACTCGCGATGAAGTGTTCGTGGACAAAACAAGATCCGGCGAAACTTCGTTCAGTAAAGATTTCCCGGGTCGTCACGCTGCAAGCATCGAAAAAACCGCACGGATCAAGTTGCATATATTCGTCGACCGTTCGAGTGTTGAGGTCTTCGTCAACGACGGGGAGCGGGTGCTATCCGAACGCATCTACCCGCCCGCAGGCAGCGACGGAATCGACGTTTACAGCAAAGGCGAGGTCGGTAAAGTCATCTCGCTCACAGTGTGGGAATTGGATTCAGTCTGGAAATAG
- a CDS encoding amino acid permease, whose product MASSSTTSESGLKHQLSAGQMTMVAVGGSIGTGLLLGTAAAIELAGPAVILSFILAAFISWIVALALGELASTHPAVGSFGVYGDLYLNDYAGFISRAGYWLAIAVSIGAEMVASATYMQLWFPGVPAIVWVVLFSVFLLSTNLLSVHAFGRFEFWFAMIKVAVIAAFIMIGALLLLTGRAQPQYTSHGGFFPLGAAAPLLAITFAIYTFGGVEFVAVTSGESTSAAEIARAVRMTFLTLTFLYLGAIVVLVGVMPWNHAGVTESPFVTVFRSVRLPGAAHVMNFVVLTAALSGANAALYISSRMLFSLARTGWAPAALGRLSSKGSPTLALLVSSYGIVVALALEHWAASNAFVYILRGAFFGMMLSWVISLAAHISFRRRISPEQAAAIPAPSPLKGWGSMIGLVVVLGAIGKTWYDSRVNLISGVAFMIGLTVLYFLLRRRTA is encoded by the coding sequence ATGGCGTCGTCTTCTACAACGTCCGAGTCCGGACTCAAGCACCAACTGAGCGCCGGCCAGATGACCATGGTCGCGGTGGGCGGCTCGATTGGAACCGGACTCCTGCTCGGCACCGCGGCCGCAATTGAACTGGCTGGGCCTGCAGTCATCCTGAGTTTCATATTGGCTGCCTTCATCAGCTGGATCGTCGCACTCGCGCTCGGTGAACTAGCCAGTACGCATCCGGCCGTCGGATCATTTGGTGTCTACGGCGATCTTTATCTCAACGACTATGCCGGATTCATTTCGCGTGCCGGATACTGGCTTGCGATCGCGGTTTCGATCGGCGCCGAGATGGTCGCTTCAGCGACCTACATGCAACTCTGGTTTCCGGGCGTCCCAGCGATTGTCTGGGTCGTGCTTTTTTCTGTCTTCCTGCTCTCGACGAACCTGCTGAGCGTGCACGCCTTCGGACGCTTCGAATTCTGGTTTGCCATGATCAAGGTGGCTGTCATCGCGGCCTTCATCATGATCGGCGCGCTCCTGCTCCTGACCGGACGCGCGCAGCCGCAATACACATCCCATGGCGGATTCTTCCCGCTCGGCGCAGCCGCTCCTCTGCTGGCTATCACGTTTGCGATCTATACCTTCGGCGGAGTCGAGTTCGTGGCCGTCACCTCAGGCGAATCAACTTCCGCAGCGGAAATTGCGCGCGCCGTCCGCATGACGTTCCTCACGCTGACATTCCTCTACCTGGGCGCGATTGTCGTCTTAGTTGGCGTCATGCCGTGGAACCATGCTGGAGTCACCGAAAGTCCCTTCGTGACTGTGTTCCGATCGGTGCGGCTACCGGGAGCCGCGCATGTCATGAATTTTGTCGTGCTGACCGCCGCTCTCTCCGGGGCGAACGCAGCGCTGTACATCTCGAGCCGCATGCTGTTCTCCCTCGCCCGCACTGGATGGGCTCCGGCCGCACTGGGCCGCTTGAGTTCCAAAGGCTCGCCAACCCTTGCCTTGCTCGTTTCCTCCTACGGGATCGTGGTCGCACTCGCACTGGAGCATTGGGCTGCCTCCAATGCGTTCGTCTACATTTTGCGCGGTGCGTTTTTCGGGATGATGCTGTCCTGGGTTATTTCTCTCGCCGCCCATATTTCATTCCGACGCCGCATTTCTCCCGAACAGGCCGCAGCCATCCCCGCACCATCTCCGCTGAAGGGCTGGGGATCGATGATAGGCCTCGTCGTCGTCCTCGGAGCCATCGGCAAGACCTGGTATGACTCCCGCGTCAACCTGATCAGCGGCGTCGCGTTCATGATCGGACTGACGGTGCTCTATTTTCTATTGCGACGGCGGACGGCCTAG
- the mscL gene encoding large conductance mechanosensitive channel protein MscL, which translates to MLDEFREFAMRGSMLDMAVGIIVGAAFGRVVSSFVSDILMPPIGLLSGHSDFSNKFINLSGHYYGSLAEAKAAGAATINYGVFFNVFLDFLIVAFAVFMLIRQVNRLKTEQKASVAVTRDCPFCFSGVAMQATRCPHCTSQLTTAS; encoded by the coding sequence ATGCTCGATGAATTCAGGGAGTTTGCCATGCGCGGCAGCATGCTCGACATGGCCGTCGGAATCATCGTAGGCGCGGCATTTGGCAGAGTAGTCAGCTCGTTTGTGTCCGACATTCTGATGCCCCCGATTGGGTTGCTCTCGGGTCACTCTGATTTTTCAAACAAGTTCATCAATCTGTCGGGACACTACTACGGTAGCCTCGCCGAAGCGAAAGCGGCAGGGGCGGCCACCATCAATTACGGAGTGTTCTTCAACGTATTCCTGGACTTCCTGATTGTTGCGTTCGCAGTCTTCATGCTCATCCGCCAAGTCAATCGCCTGAAGACGGAGCAGAAGGCGTCTGTGGCTGTAACGAGAGACTGCCCATTCTGCTTCTCTGGCGTTGCGATGCAAGCGACCCGCTGTCCACACTGCACATCGCAGCTGACGACGGCATCGTAG